One region of Methanomassiliicoccales archaeon genomic DNA includes:
- the cdhD gene encoding CO dehydrogenase/acetyl-CoA synthase subunit delta, giving the protein MVEVPIPKEKWTGKIGTTVIGAVAEEGGTRAKKVVIGGQSCMPFLSFEAPILNRPAIAGEVVDTLRDYPPLARKAFGDVVEDPVQWAKAWVEKYGVDLICLKLYSTNPEEENKSPQEAADLVRKILAAVPVPLVVYGCGHEEKDAKVMEAVSNAGSKERLLLGHAEESAYKSIAAASMANNHALIAFSNLDINLAKQINILLTDFGVRKENIVADPLMASLGMGLEYSYSVNERIRLAALMGDSMLQVPMVCDTTIAWKAREATEENESLGDIEVRAAWWEATTGLAALISGADMLIMRSPKAVQIIKKAINELLGGA; this is encoded by the coding sequence ATGGTTGAAGTACCAATTCCAAAGGAAAAATGGACTGGAAAAATTGGAACTACTGTGATAGGGGCTGTAGCAGAAGAGGGGGGCACGAGGGCAAAGAAAGTGGTTATCGGGGGGCAATCCTGCATGCCTTTTCTCTCCTTTGAGGCGCCGATCCTTAATAGACCAGCAATTGCTGGTGAGGTTGTCGACACATTAAGAGACTACCCACCACTGGCAAGAAAAGCATTTGGCGATGTAGTCGAAGACCCAGTTCAATGGGCAAAAGCCTGGGTTGAGAAATACGGAGTTGATCTAATCTGCCTGAAACTCTATTCGACAAATCCTGAAGAAGAAAACAAGTCTCCACAGGAGGCAGCTGATCTCGTCCGAAAGATCTTAGCCGCAGTGCCTGTACCCCTCGTTGTATATGGATGTGGGCACGAAGAGAAGGATGCAAAGGTTATGGAAGCAGTTAGTAACGCTGGTTCCAAAGAAAGACTTCTGCTCGGCCATGCAGAAGAGAGTGCATACAAGTCGATAGCTGCTGCATCCATGGCGAACAACCACGCATTGATAGCGTTCTCCAATCTAGATATCAACCTTGCCAAGCAAATAAACATACTCCTTACAGACTTTGGCGTCAGGAAAGAGAACATTGTAGCAGATCCACTAATGGCTAGTTTAGGAATGGGGCTTGAATATTCATATTCCGTGAACGAGCGTATAAGGCTGGCAGCTTTGATGGGGGACAGCATGCTTCAAGTGCCGATGGTCTGCGATACTACAATCGCTTGGAAGGCAAGGGAAGCGACGGAAGAGAACGAGTCACTCGGGGATATAGAGGTGAGGGCTGCGTGGTGGGAAGCAACAACTGGTCTCGCTGCACTAATATCAGGTGCAGATATGCTTATTATGAGAAGTCCAAAGGCTGTCCAGATCATTAAGAAAGCGATCAACGAGCTATTAGGAGGTGCATAA
- a CDS encoding AAA family ATPase, with protein sequence MAYTAAIAGKGGVGKSTIAALLIKALAEKSGDVVLAVDADPNSNLGDKLGVRVEKTIGDLREDLIKNAEQISSSTSKHEYVRYQIQLAMVEGDRFDLITMGRSEGPGCYCYINNVLRTFLDELMDDYAYIVIDNEAGMEHLSRRTTRKMDKLIVVSDPTKLGIETAIRIRKLAMNMNIDVKSSMLIINRCPHELPPIIQEMAIASEFSEVRKVPHDKRIEEMAVNGEPLIHIEKTNRAFRAVMEIAKDLK encoded by the coding sequence ATGGCTTACACGGCAGCAATAGCTGGAAAAGGAGGAGTCGGCAAATCAACAATCGCGGCACTTTTGATCAAAGCACTTGCCGAGAAATCTGGTGACGTGGTGTTAGCAGTTGATGCGGACCCAAATTCCAATCTTGGAGACAAGCTTGGTGTGAGGGTGGAGAAGACCATCGGTGATCTTCGGGAAGACCTCATTAAAAATGCTGAGCAGATCTCATCTAGTACAAGCAAGCATGAATATGTGAGGTATCAAATACAACTCGCCATGGTAGAAGGGGATCGGTTCGATCTCATTACTATGGGCAGATCCGAAGGACCAGGCTGTTATTGCTACATCAACAATGTTTTGCGAACTTTTCTCGACGAGTTGATGGATGATTATGCTTACATAGTGATTGATAATGAAGCGGGAATGGAACACCTCTCTCGGCGGACGACCAGGAAAATGGATAAGCTTATCGTTGTGTCTGATCCGACGAAATTAGGGATAGAAACTGCAATCCGGATAAGAAAGCTTGCGATGAATATGAACATTGATGTGAAGTCAAGCATGCTCATCATAAATAGATGTCCGCACGAACTTCCTCCTATCATTCAAGAAATGGCAATAGCCAGCGAGTTTTCTGAGGTGAGAAAAGTTCCTCATGACAAAAGAATTGAAGAAATGGCTGTGAACGGAGAACCTTTAATTCACATCGAAAAAACAAATCGTGCGTTCAGGGCCGTGATGGAGATTGCCAAGGATTTGAAATGA
- a CDS encoding ASKHA domain-containing protein: MSHKIRFLPQDITVEVNEGEKILEGAFRGGVILNSICGGKGTCGKCKVIVQGLHEMEKGKEFFSDDEWLAGYRLACQTRVQGNLEVFVPEEIKIAQHQILMSYTIEKLGRLSPLTSTRYLKLKPPSLDDNIGDLERIARHLLSSDKSLKATLRVLRILARVLRDSDWRITAVLDESKDSKVLIDVREGDKTHRNFGVAVDIGTTTVVASIIDLFNGEIIRQASSYNKQIMCGEDVLSRISYAEEGGLERLNNLVLETINYLISELCGNPENCGKIGESICVDEISCMSVAGNTTMIHLFLGLNPKYIRYDPYIPTVNAPPVYRASDLGININEDAPVYCVPGRASYVGGDIIADVLASGMHLKSEIALLIDVGTNGEVVLGNNEWLMACSCSAGPAFEGGEVRFGMRAMTGAIERIRILNDYEVKYSTIGGVKPRGICGSGLIDLVAEMFLRGIIDKKGRIQQVSTPRVRMSESGMEFVVAWKEETSIGRDKIRRFDEERKLIVEEEKGRDIVISDDDIANIIRTKAAIYAACSVLLKKANMDFNDVSKIYIAGGFGNFIDMERAITIGLLPDLQAERFVFLGNGALAGAHLTLISEEKRKEAKAVYEMMTYLELSTIQAFFDEFSSAIFLPHTDIGKFPRVAELLRKV, translated from the coding sequence ATGTCACACAAGATAAGGTTTCTTCCGCAGGACATTACGGTGGAAGTTAACGAAGGCGAAAAAATACTAGAAGGAGCCTTTCGAGGAGGCGTAATACTCAATAGCATATGTGGCGGAAAAGGAACCTGTGGAAAATGCAAGGTGATAGTGCAAGGTCTCCATGAGATGGAAAAAGGAAAAGAATTTTTTTCGGATGATGAATGGCTAGCAGGATATCGTCTCGCTTGCCAGACTCGTGTTCAAGGGAATCTTGAAGTGTTTGTCCCGGAGGAAATTAAGATTGCACAACATCAAATACTTATGTCATATACCATTGAGAAGCTGGGCAGACTCTCCCCATTGACCTCGACTAGATACCTTAAGTTGAAGCCGCCAAGTCTGGACGACAATATCGGTGATCTGGAACGAATTGCTCGTCATCTTTTGTCTTCCGATAAGTCTCTCAAGGCAACGCTTCGGGTGCTAAGGATTTTGGCTAGGGTATTAAGGGATAGTGATTGGAGAATAACTGCTGTGCTGGATGAAAGTAAAGATTCGAAAGTTCTCATAGATGTTAGAGAAGGAGATAAAACTCATAGAAATTTTGGAGTGGCTGTAGATATAGGAACAACGACCGTCGTTGCAAGTATTATAGATCTCTTCAATGGCGAAATCATTCGCCAAGCGTCAAGCTACAACAAGCAGATTATGTGCGGAGAGGATGTATTATCCCGAATATCATATGCAGAAGAGGGTGGATTAGAGAGGCTAAATAATCTCGTCCTCGAAACGATAAATTACCTTATTTCAGAATTGTGTGGGAACCCCGAGAATTGCGGAAAAATCGGCGAATCGATTTGTGTCGATGAGATTTCTTGTATGTCCGTAGCCGGCAATACGACAATGATTCACCTTTTTCTTGGATTAAATCCGAAATATATTCGCTATGACCCATATATTCCAACCGTCAACGCTCCTCCTGTATATCGTGCCAGTGACCTTGGAATAAACATAAATGAAGACGCTCCGGTGTACTGCGTCCCAGGAAGGGCGAGCTATGTCGGCGGAGATATCATTGCTGATGTCCTAGCCTCGGGGATGCATCTAAAGTCAGAAATCGCATTGTTGATTGATGTTGGAACAAATGGAGAAGTTGTACTAGGAAATAACGAGTGGTTGATGGCGTGTTCCTGCTCGGCTGGACCGGCATTCGAAGGCGGAGAAGTCAGATTTGGCATGAGAGCTATGACTGGTGCAATTGAGAGAATCCGAATTCTCAATGATTATGAGGTAAAGTACTCAACCATAGGTGGTGTGAAGCCAAGAGGCATCTGCGGTTCTGGTCTTATCGACCTCGTCGCAGAAATGTTTTTGAGAGGAATCATAGATAAAAAGGGGCGTATTCAGCAAGTAAGTACTCCCCGTGTAAGAATGAGCGAAAGCGGTATGGAATTTGTGGTCGCGTGGAAGGAAGAGACTTCAATAGGTAGAGACAAAATAAGAAGGTTTGACGAAGAACGCAAATTGATAGTGGAAGAGGAAAAGGGCCGGGATATAGTTATCAGTGATGACGATATAGCAAATATAATTAGAACGAAGGCAGCCATTTACGCAGCATGTAGCGTGCTACTAAAAAAAGCCAATATGGATTTTAATGATGTATCAAAGATATACATAGCTGGCGGATTTGGCAACTTCATAGATATGGAAAGAGCAATTACGATTGGATTGCTGCCAGATCTTCAAGCAGAGCGTTTCGTTTTCTTGGGTAATGGCGCTCTTGCAGGGGCGCATTTAACACTTATTTCTGAAGAAAAGAGAAAGGAGGCAAAGGCGGTCTACGAAATGATGACATATCTGGAGTTGAGCACAATCCAGGCATTTTTCGACGAGTTTTCTTCTGCAATCTTCCTTCCCCACACAGATATTGGTAAATTCCCAAGGGTTGCCGAGCTACTTAGGAAAGTCTAA
- the acsC gene encoding acetyl-CoA decarbonylase/synthase complex subunit gamma: MPTAMEIFKLLPKKNCGECKFPTCLAFAMQLANQKAKLEDCPYVSEQAKATLAASAAPPIRLVKVGTGANAIEIGDETEMYRHEKKFFHPTAYAFIISDTSNDSEVKARVEKAHSLKFERVGQLMKMDMIGVRCDSGDLKRFTKVVSDVAALTELPLVLICNDPVKMKAAASNIAAKVPLLHCATSSNATEMAAVAKELKCPLVVYEDRGLNELADLVAKVKAAGVEDIVLDFGARNLKELLERSTIIRKISVKKIFRGLGYPIYVHAGSGEEAVLRGLISTMKYGSVVAFDDIDPATALPLYVLRQNIYTDPQVPIQVKPDLYAINNPNEKSPLLFTTNFSLTYFTVLADIEKSKIPVWLQVIDTEGLSVMTAFAAGKLTPEMVAKAIDASGAKEKSRRGEIIIPGMVARMSSKLQELTGLKVIVGPKESSGLPKLLKSLD, encoded by the coding sequence ATGCCCACAGCAATGGAAATATTCAAACTCCTGCCAAAAAAGAATTGCGGCGAATGCAAATTCCCGACATGCCTAGCATTTGCCATGCAGCTTGCAAACCAGAAGGCGAAATTAGAAGACTGTCCGTATGTTTCCGAGCAAGCGAAGGCGACACTCGCTGCATCTGCTGCTCCACCGATTAGATTGGTAAAGGTGGGTACGGGAGCAAATGCAATCGAAATTGGAGACGAAACAGAAATGTACAGGCACGAAAAGAAGTTCTTTCACCCTACTGCCTACGCTTTCATCATTTCAGATACATCGAATGACAGTGAAGTAAAAGCTAGAGTTGAAAAGGCTCATTCTCTTAAATTTGAGAGGGTAGGCCAATTGATGAAAATGGATATGATCGGGGTACGTTGCGACTCAGGAGACCTCAAAAGGTTCACTAAGGTAGTGAGCGATGTCGCAGCACTCACAGAACTTCCGCTCGTTCTCATTTGCAACGATCCTGTCAAAATGAAAGCAGCTGCCTCTAACATTGCAGCGAAGGTGCCATTATTACATTGCGCAACGTCGTCGAATGCTACTGAAATGGCTGCCGTGGCCAAGGAGTTGAAATGTCCTTTAGTTGTCTACGAGGACAGGGGACTCAACGAGTTAGCCGATTTGGTTGCAAAGGTAAAAGCAGCTGGCGTTGAAGATATCGTACTTGATTTTGGAGCGAGGAACTTAAAAGAATTGCTTGAAAGAAGCACAATTATCAGAAAGATCTCTGTTAAGAAGATCTTTAGGGGTCTGGGTTATCCAATCTATGTGCATGCAGGTTCAGGTGAGGAGGCGGTTCTGCGAGGGCTCATATCTACGATGAAATATGGGAGCGTCGTCGCATTCGACGATATTGATCCAGCAACAGCTCTTCCGCTATATGTCCTAAGGCAGAACATTTACACAGATCCTCAGGTGCCGATTCAGGTCAAACCAGATCTTTACGCAATAAACAATCCCAATGAGAAATCTCCTCTTCTCTTCACGACAAACTTTTCCCTAACCTATTTCACTGTCTTGGCAGATATTGAGAAGAGCAAGATACCAGTGTGGCTGCAAGTCATCGATACAGAAGGGCTATCGGTGATGACTGCGTTTGCGGCTGGTAAACTAACACCTGAGATGGTTGCGAAGGCAATTGATGCATCTGGAGCAAAGGAGAAATCAAGGCGCGGTGAAATCATCATACCGGGAATGGTAGCAAGAATGAGCAGCAAACTCCAAGAACTTACTGGTCTAAAGGTCATTGTTGGTCCAAAGGAATCAAGCGGCTTGCCAAAACTTCTAAAATCTCTGGATTGA
- a CDS encoding Glu/Leu/Phe/Val dehydrogenase, with product MEVTNPYQMATEQIENVGRLLRLEEGMIEFLKKPQRELTVRFPVKMDNGEIKIFTGFRVQHNFARGPCKGGIRYHPNVTLDEVRALSIWMTWKCAVMGLPYGGAKGGVICNPKELNKSELERLTRRFTTEISSFIGPERDIPAPDVYTDSQTMAWIMDTFSMIKGYTIPGVVTGKPLEIGGSKGRDEATSRGLMYIIQEAAKMRGMELKGATVAIQGYGNVGWHAARLLHQEAGCKIIAISDSKGGILNYDGLDPVAAYEHKQRSGSVIDMDGTESISQEELMTLDCDVLVPAALEGVITRYNASKIRAGIIAEGANGPTTPDADKILYENGILVIPDILANAGGVTVSYFEWVQNLHFYSWSLDEIRTKLHRMMTEAFASVHGIAKSQKVDMRTAAYVLAMKRVARAMELRGLYP from the coding sequence ATGGAGGTGACGAACCCTTATCAAATGGCTACTGAACAAATAGAAAATGTCGGAAGGCTTCTGCGATTGGAAGAAGGTATGATAGAATTCCTGAAGAAGCCACAGCGGGAATTAACTGTTCGTTTTCCTGTGAAGATGGATAACGGCGAAATCAAAATATTTACTGGATTCCGCGTCCAGCACAATTTTGCCAGAGGGCCCTGCAAAGGCGGAATAAGATATCATCCAAATGTTACACTAGACGAGGTTCGAGCGCTTTCCATTTGGATGACATGGAAATGCGCTGTAATGGGATTACCATACGGGGGCGCTAAAGGGGGCGTAATATGCAACCCAAAGGAATTAAACAAAAGCGAGCTTGAAAGGTTGACGAGACGTTTTACGACAGAAATATCCTCTTTCATCGGCCCCGAAAGAGATATTCCAGCTCCTGATGTGTATACAGACTCCCAAACAATGGCGTGGATTATGGACACATTCAGTATGATTAAAGGATATACAATTCCAGGTGTTGTAACAGGCAAACCCTTGGAAATTGGTGGATCAAAAGGACGAGATGAGGCAACTTCTAGAGGTTTAATGTATATAATTCAGGAAGCAGCGAAAATGAGAGGAATGGAGCTAAAGGGAGCTACAGTCGCTATCCAGGGGTATGGAAACGTGGGATGGCACGCTGCGAGGCTACTTCATCAGGAAGCAGGGTGCAAAATTATCGCTATATCTGATTCAAAGGGTGGAATACTGAATTATGATGGTCTCGACCCAGTAGCTGCCTACGAGCACAAACAACGCTCAGGCTCAGTAATTGATATGGACGGCACTGAAAGTATTTCTCAAGAGGAATTAATGACATTGGACTGCGATGTGCTTGTTCCTGCTGCGCTGGAGGGGGTAATAACACGATACAACGCATCTAAAATCAGGGCGGGGATTATCGCTGAGGGGGCAAATGGTCCAACTACCCCTGACGCCGATAAAATTCTCTATGAAAATGGAATTTTAGTCATACCAGATATACTCGCAAATGCGGGAGGCGTAACAGTAAGTTATTTCGAATGGGTCCAGAACCTTCATTTCTATTCATGGTCTCTAGATGAAATAAGAACTAAACTGCACCGCATGATGACCGAAGCCTTCGCAAGTGTGCATGGAATTGCTAAGAGCCAAAAAGTCGATATGAGAACTGCAGCATATGTACTGGCAATGAAGCGCGTTGCAAGGGCTATGGAACTGAGAGGTCTTTATCCATAG
- the acsB gene encoding acetyl-CoA decarbonylase/synthase complex subunit alpha/beta, whose product MESNVRTCPTKTYDTTAQQIISIASEVKIETIWDRYETQLPQCGFGELGICCRNCLQGPCRIDPFGGEPNKGICGARDYTIVARNIIRNIAGGAAAHSGHGRHIAETMLKALEGKAPAYRIKDHDKLRRVARRLGLDADTPDVNGLAKRVVIEALEDYSRYERKPLTFTTTTITKARTKLFEEKGVMPDNIDHAISDVMHRTTLGCDADPVPILFGGIKCAIADYNGMQISTDLSDILFGTPRLVRTYANLGALKPDAVNIAVHGHNPVLSDIIVDIAREMENEARAAGATGINIVGICCTGNETLMRKGVAMASNFASQELVLATGVVDLMVVDYQCVMPSVAEICSCLHTEMITTMPNVHIPYATHVQFREEDAEKSAKTIIQMAIEAFKKRDKTKAHVPEVKFEVIAGFSLEQIEELCAKFYPDDPLMYIVESIRSGIIRGIALMAGCNNQKAIQDYNHITIAKTLIKNNVLVLATGCSAGAFAKQGLLSSEATEKYAGEGLRKFLKELGEKNGVQLPPIWHMGSCVDNTRSANFATALAERFGVDVHQIPFVASAPEANHEKAVSIGTWAVALGLPVHVGTINYIYGSSLVTEVLENTARDVYGGYFIFERDPFKAAKKLLNTIEYRRWILDLDHNYVVESGNPISQKRLYEMAIEGAIIATGYADQLLSVAIEKYGYDQKIEYPDTGYELPSIYAWDGREVKKLGDIPPILGKVRSKIREEPTLENALIAGEATMIAAEIVEALKYIDTDKPYEGTLYCGFVPDRTLRELGIAFVDDTIPGCAVLVGCAKDSKELAKIVRDCQSKGMLIIATFDTIRQLKDENIKMGLDRMLYPVGEFTQAIHGLNFAIRAALSFGGIKRGDRENLYKYLSKRPKVFVLQMGPIDHIKAAAEFAVLFNGSPTITDQEIEQIPDKYVVQKDYNKMIQTAIEIRGIKVKLAPVNIPVAYGPAFEGETVRRPDTYIEAGGAAKTLAFELLKMRNEDEVEDGKITVIGKDVDEMEEGGKTPLAIIVEVYGKKMQEDFEAVLERRIHQFINFAEGAWHTGQRNILWIRLSKSAVKAGLRFKHFGDILITKMKEEFGSIISRVQVTIITDEQEIRKRLPEALETYAKRDARMAGLTDETVDTFYSCTLCQSFAPDHVCVITPERLGLCGAINWLDAKASNEIAPTGPNQPIPKGQTIDSVKGSWVGVNSAVFEFSHHKIERFNAYTMMEDPMTSCGCFECIVAMTADMQAVIVVNREYPGMTPIGMKFSTLAGSVGGGKQTPGFIGVGRKYLVSKKFISADGGFFRIAWMPKDLKEAMRDDLKRRSEELGMPDFVEKIADETVCTDAEGLMEWMVKVDHPALKMPPLLQ is encoded by the coding sequence ATGGAATCAAATGTGAGAACCTGCCCAACAAAAACGTACGACACGACTGCGCAACAGATAATATCCATCGCATCTGAAGTGAAAATTGAAACGATTTGGGATCGCTACGAAACACAGCTACCCCAGTGTGGCTTTGGAGAATTGGGTATATGCTGTCGCAACTGCTTACAAGGACCGTGTAGAATCGATCCATTTGGGGGAGAGCCGAACAAAGGGATTTGTGGAGCAAGAGATTATACCATTGTCGCGAGAAACATTATTAGAAACATTGCAGGCGGTGCTGCCGCGCATTCCGGTCACGGGAGACACATAGCGGAAACGATGCTGAAAGCGCTTGAGGGGAAGGCGCCAGCCTATAGAATAAAGGATCACGATAAGCTTAGACGTGTGGCTAGGAGACTTGGCCTTGACGCCGATACGCCTGATGTAAATGGGCTGGCGAAAAGAGTCGTAATTGAAGCGTTAGAAGATTATTCAAGATATGAGAGAAAACCACTTACGTTTACGACAACAACCATCACTAAAGCCAGGACGAAACTATTCGAAGAAAAAGGTGTCATGCCCGATAACATTGACCATGCCATTTCAGACGTAATGCATCGCACCACGCTTGGTTGCGATGCCGATCCTGTGCCGATACTCTTTGGCGGCATAAAATGTGCGATAGCTGACTACAATGGTATGCAGATATCAACAGATTTATCTGACATACTTTTTGGGACGCCGAGATTAGTTCGCACATACGCTAACCTTGGAGCATTGAAACCGGATGCTGTAAACATCGCAGTACACGGACACAACCCAGTGCTGAGTGATATTATTGTTGACATTGCAAGGGAAATGGAGAATGAGGCGAGAGCGGCCGGCGCAACTGGCATAAATATTGTCGGTATATGTTGCACGGGAAATGAAACTCTGATGAGAAAAGGAGTTGCAATGGCTTCGAATTTTGCATCGCAGGAGCTTGTGCTGGCAACAGGTGTCGTCGACCTTATGGTAGTTGACTATCAATGCGTCATGCCATCCGTGGCAGAGATTTGTTCGTGCCTGCACACCGAGATGATCACGACAATGCCTAATGTCCATATACCTTACGCAACTCATGTTCAATTCCGAGAAGAGGACGCTGAAAAGAGCGCAAAAACGATTATTCAGATGGCAATCGAAGCATTTAAGAAGAGGGATAAAACAAAAGCTCATGTTCCAGAGGTCAAATTTGAAGTGATTGCGGGATTCAGTCTCGAGCAAATTGAAGAGTTATGCGCTAAATTCTATCCTGATGATCCACTGATGTATATTGTCGAGAGTATTAGGAGTGGAATTATCAGAGGCATAGCTCTTATGGCTGGATGCAATAACCAGAAGGCTATACAAGATTACAACCATATTACAATCGCAAAGACCCTAATCAAGAACAATGTGCTTGTTCTTGCAACTGGATGCTCCGCCGGCGCTTTCGCTAAGCAGGGACTTCTCTCATCCGAGGCTACAGAGAAGTATGCTGGTGAAGGTCTGAGAAAATTCCTTAAGGAACTTGGCGAAAAGAATGGCGTGCAATTGCCCCCTATATGGCACATGGGTTCGTGTGTTGACAACACTAGATCTGCGAATTTCGCTACAGCACTAGCTGAGAGGTTTGGCGTAGATGTTCACCAGATTCCATTTGTTGCAAGTGCACCAGAAGCCAATCACGAGAAAGCTGTCTCGATAGGAACTTGGGCAGTGGCCCTTGGTCTTCCAGTACACGTCGGAACCATAAATTACATTTATGGATCCTCTCTCGTCACGGAAGTCCTAGAAAACACAGCTAGAGATGTGTACGGGGGTTACTTTATCTTTGAAAGAGATCCGTTCAAGGCCGCTAAGAAACTTCTTAATACAATCGAATATAGGCGATGGATACTTGATCTCGATCACAATTATGTTGTTGAGAGCGGGAACCCCATAAGCCAGAAGAGACTTTATGAAATGGCCATAGAGGGTGCGATTATTGCAACAGGATACGCAGACCAGCTCCTTAGCGTTGCAATCGAGAAGTATGGATACGATCAGAAAATAGAATATCCTGACACGGGATATGAGTTGCCATCTATTTACGCTTGGGATGGAAGAGAGGTCAAGAAGTTGGGTGATATCCCACCAATTCTTGGAAAAGTTCGAAGCAAGATCAGAGAGGAGCCAACATTAGAAAACGCGCTGATTGCTGGTGAGGCTACAATGATTGCAGCCGAGATCGTTGAGGCCTTGAAATATATAGACACTGATAAGCCATACGAAGGAACACTCTATTGTGGCTTCGTGCCCGACAGGACGTTAAGGGAATTGGGTATCGCATTCGTAGATGATACCATTCCTGGTTGTGCCGTGCTCGTCGGATGTGCAAAGGATTCGAAAGAGCTTGCTAAGATCGTAAGAGATTGCCAAAGTAAGGGGATGTTGATCATTGCAACTTTTGATACTATAAGACAGTTGAAAGACGAGAACATTAAGATGGGGCTCGACCGAATGCTATACCCAGTGGGAGAGTTTACCCAAGCGATACACGGACTTAATTTTGCCATAAGGGCAGCGCTTTCGTTTGGTGGAATAAAAAGAGGAGACAGGGAAAATCTTTACAAATATTTGTCAAAGAGACCAAAGGTCTTCGTTCTGCAAATGGGGCCAATTGACCACATCAAGGCAGCTGCAGAATTTGCGGTGCTATTTAATGGATCGCCAACAATCACAGATCAAGAAATAGAACAAATCCCGGACAAATATGTTGTCCAGAAAGACTACAACAAGATGATCCAGACAGCAATTGAAATTAGAGGAATTAAGGTAAAGCTTGCACCTGTGAACATTCCGGTTGCCTATGGGCCAGCCTTTGAAGGCGAAACCGTAAGACGGCCAGATACATACATCGAAGCTGGTGGCGCAGCGAAGACACTTGCCTTTGAATTGCTGAAAATGCGCAATGAAGACGAAGTTGAAGATGGCAAAATTACAGTTATTGGAAAAGATGTTGATGAGATGGAGGAAGGGGGCAAAACACCTCTTGCAATCATTGTTGAGGTCTACGGTAAGAAGATGCAAGAGGATTTCGAGGCCGTGCTCGAGAGGCGAATACATCAGTTCATTAACTTTGCTGAAGGAGCGTGGCATACGGGACAGAGAAATATCCTTTGGATCCGATTGAGCAAGAGTGCAGTTAAGGCGGGTCTAAGATTCAAACACTTTGGGGATATTCTTATTACAAAGATGAAGGAAGAATTCGGTAGCATCATAAGTCGCGTACAAGTGACGATAATCACAGATGAGCAAGAAATTAGAAAACGACTTCCAGAGGCCCTCGAAACTTATGCAAAGAGAGATGCGAGAATGGCAGGACTTACTGACGAAACCGTTGATACCTTCTACAGTTGCACGCTATGCCAATCTTTTGCACCGGATCATGTATGTGTAATTACACCTGAGCGACTTGGTCTCTGCGGTGCAATAAACTGGCTCGATGCCAAAGCAAGTAATGAAATAGCTCCGACTGGACCAAATCAGCCGATTCCCAAGGGTCAAACGATTGATTCCGTCAAAGGTTCATGGGTTGGTGTAAATAGTGCGGTATTTGAATTTAGTCATCACAAGATTGAAAGATTCAACGCGTACACGATGATGGAAGACCCGATGACCAGCTGCGGATGCTTCGAATGTATAGTTGCAATGACTGCTGATATGCAAGCAGTTATTGTGGTGAACAGAGAATACCCAGGCATGACGCCCATCGGAATGAAGTTTTCTACGTTAGCAGGGTCCGTTGGCGGAGGTAAGCAGACGCCAGGATTTATCGGAGTGGGCAGAAAATACCTAGTGAGTAAGAAGTTTATTTCTGCAGATGGGGGGTTCTTTAGAATAGCATGGATGCCAAAAGATCTGAAAGAGGCAATGAGAGACGATCTCAAGAGAAGAAGCGAAGAACTTGGAATGCCAGATTTTGTAGAAAAAATCGCTGACGAGACTGTTTGCACTGACGCTGAGGGACTGATGGAATGGATGGTTAAGGTAGATCACCCAGCATTGAAGATGCCACCATTGTTGCAATAA